AGGCCACTCATACTCATGTTAAAACAATCCagcccatccttgacaagaacaTTTCACTCCCCAAAGCCCTTGGTGGGAGACCCATACTTGACTACAGTCAACCCTCCTGCCTCAAGCAGAATACTAACAAAAATTGGACCCCAATACAATGACCTGGACAAGGGGACTAAACACTGCCACAGACCCAGATGCTAACTCTGCCCACACATCTATTCTGGTAGCACAATTAATGGACTTAACAATGCTAGTGTGGCATCTGCCCAAGTCATGAATAGTAATAAGCTATTTGCataccccttcacagattgctacctcgtcgtggcgaaggggcttgagtaattcagagaagctatgggctatgccgtgcagcaacacccaagatggacagatcatagtggagagttctgactaaatgcgatccacctggagcaggaactggcaagccactccagtatcttggccaaaaaaaaaaaaccatgaacggaaacaaaaggctaaaatatatgatgctggaaggtgagcccctcaggtcgaaaggcatccaatatgctactgaggaagagtggaggacaagtacaatgagctccagagctaatgaagttggttgggccaaagccgaacggacgctcagctgcggacgtgcctggaagtgaaaggaaagtctgatgctgcaaagaagaatgctgtgtaggaacctggaatgtaagatctatgaaccttgggaagctggatgtggtcaaacaggaaatggtaAGAATctacattgacatcctgggcgtcagtgaattaaaatggacgggaatgggtgaattcaattcagacaattatcgtatctactattgtgggcaagaatcccgtagaagaaatggagtggccctgatagtcaacaaaagagtgggaaaagctgtactgggtgtagcgttcagccctgccctcacctgtccgtcacagctgagcagtggaaaagcagtcaatgaggggacggaaagtggtgctaaagggggagcagctgggatataaatgggtgtgtgtggagtGTGTGAAGGAGATTAGGAGTTCAAGATTTAGAGAGAGATTTGGggagtctgtgggcctgtgagccagaaagtcagtgagagtagggttctgtgttagtgagttcagtgagtgagagatattgattagcaacttgtgatttacctattttattttactgatctAATAAACAAGTTTAGGTTTCAAAGTTACACTGGTCTCACTGAATAATTAGTATTAAAACTGAAATATTGGTAACAGCAACTGTGTAGAAGAGTcagcacctcctgaaggcctgagataatagaggcttcagcatgCTCGCTACActgagatataatctcaaaaatgatagaatgatttcaatacaaatccaaggcagacctttcaacaacaaagtaatccaagtttatgcaccaaccaccaatgctaaagatgctgaaattgactaattctacGAAGACTTACAATACCCTTCTaggactgacaccaaagaaagatgctcttgtcattatagggaactggaatgctaaagtagggagtcaagaaataaaagaaacaacaggtaagtttgcctcggagttcaaaatgaagcaggacaaaggctaatagagttttgtcaagagaacaagctggtcatcacaaacactcttttccaacaacacaagaggtgactctacatatggacatcaccagatggaggctcataacactgtacaggaggcagcaacaaaaaccattccaaagaaaaggagagtggctgtccaatgaggccttagaaatagcagagaagagaagggaaacaaaatgcaagggagatagggaaagtttgtttgtttgtttgtttgtttgtttattccatttataccccacctatctgttcaTCGCGAAcacaagttacagaaaattgaatgcggacttccaaaaaatagcaagaagagacaagagggccttcttaaatgaacaatgcaaagaattagaggaaagtaataaaaaaggaaaaaccagagacctgttcaaaaattggagatattatatatctAGATTATATATTTAGAgtcactagcaaggttatgcttaaaatcctacgaggtaggcttcagcagtttgtggaccgaaactcccagaagtacaagctggatttcgaaggggcagaggcactagagaccaaattgctaacatgcccttGATTACggaaaaagccagagaattccagaaaagcatctacttctgcttcattgactacgcaaaaacctttgactatgtggacaacagctaactatggcaagttcttaaagaaatgggagtgcctgaccaccttatctatctcctgagaaatctatgtatgggacaggaagcaacagttagaactcgatatggaagaactgactggttcaaaattgggaaaggaatacgacaaggctgtatattgtatcccggcttatttaacttatatgcagaatacatcatgcgaaaggctggactggaggaatcccaaattggaattaagattgccggaagaaatatcaacaacctccgatatgcagatgataccactctgatggcagaaagtgaggagaaattaaagaacttcttaatgagggtgaaagaggagagcacaaaaaatggtctgaagctcaacattaaaaaaaactaggatcatgaccactggtcccatcacctcctggaaaatagaaaaggaagatatGGGGAACTGCTTGACGCCAtgacaagacagcagcaggaggacagagctctgccccctgggctgaattctgacctgtttgggacaccccagggtgttggaaccaccccggagaggtggtgaactggggggggaacCTGTTGATCACTGGGGGGATGgcggtcatccccgtttgatccaggaaattccctaatcagccaacgggcagaaacaagcagtttcctgcttgcaagtcgtcggcagccaacaataagagaagcaacaatcagctattcaacatcagtgttgccatcgggtgagatatatttttacaacttatGAATGCTTATGACTACCCTTgcagaagacaattcctatatactgaaaaaaagaaacttctatcaatctcatcaatcacagagcggcagaaaatctggagagagggatagttgatgcaaagaaaataatttaaagatttatgGGACATTACCtactaatttaaatacatttaaaatatactttaagaatattataatttggcattataaatcttaagaaattttctcgtaagttattactagttaagtctggacttatctcatgttttgactatttgaagttttttggcataatgcccagaacagtgaccttgagtactctactgctgtttaaagcctggaaacttgtttttatttctttttgattttttcatgcctggctggacAAATTAACcataaagtggatctttttaaactgtactgtgggaattagtatattgggccaaagtgaaaTTTTTGGAACCACGTCCAGGgacctggaatttcagttttggctgACCCAGAAATGCaggaactaggctaccaggacatggatacaaacactgaattggattgtgatatttgggggttttgaaccACAGTTTAGGCCtgtttggccaaagtagatcctctgaaaaCTGCCCCAGGAGTTGGAAgggtttgtgtttgactagctagcataaacctgtgggaattaggccatcaggccgcggatacaaccattgcattgtaccttggtactttgggggtttaaattttggttcaggcctatttagccaaagcggactctttgaattgactctggagacttggaatatctgtttagctggcatcaatttacCAGGGATCAACTAGGACACAGACacaatcatcgaactggactgtgagaccTGAGGGCTTcaaatcttggcttaagctcttgagcagctggaacagaatggcacagcaAGAACAATTTtgagatgaaacaaaatctacccttcaaacaatactagaaatagtgagatcccactaccaagaggaaaattattcaatgaatatctgaagaataatagtcaacaagagacagggaataacgaagaaagaaatgagagtgtACCGGATGATGTATggcaatcaaaagaggagctggaggaaattaatggggaaaacctaagagaaacaacgtcaatcttggatccgaagagagtattaagggaagacaaggggagaaaatcagaaaaattaattttaaaaagcctagaacatctattgaagatagaccaaatgCATAAAGacctagtggagataaatcagatgcacaaaatggtttcagaggccatgaaagatggcagaatacttagagagacagaaacaaaaagtgaaaaaagagaaataagagagggaattacttagaaagatgaaaaaggggaaaataggaagggggcccttaatgttgaaaaacatgtatatatttaatttcGGGAATTGTAAAGAAGCATatgctttatattaaaaaggaaaattaaattgaaataaggacctctaaccagggtaaagatgtaatatggtggctttttattttaggttaattaaactagatataaggttggggcatggagccggaactacttttattaagaatgttattagaagatcttgagaataatgtacactatgaaagtaatattatgatagtagccatattatatactaaaatatgtacatgaacggtttgaatgtttgaaatatgtctggaatttggggggacaactgggaagacactgaggtgtaaaaatctaataattgtaagcaaatcatgtaacacgatgtttgataagcacaaaccaaatgtagatagagtgaaaaactaataaaaaatttttttaaaaaaagaaaaggaagatatggaggcagcgacagattttactttcttgggctccatgaccactgcagccacaaaattaaaacacggGTGCTTCTTacgaggaaagcaatgacaaacctagacaacatcttaaaaagcagagacatcaccttgccgacaaaggtccgcatagttaaagctatggtttttccagtagtgatgtatggaagtgagagctgggccataaagaaggatgactgctgaagaactgatgcttttgaattgtggtgctggaggagactcttgagagtcccctggactgcaaggagatcaaacctatccattctgaaggaaatcaaccctgagtgctcactgaaaggacagatcctgaagctgaggatccagtactttgaccatctcatgaggagagaagactccttggaaaagaccttgatgttaggaaagtgtgaaggtaagaggagaaggggatgacagaggacgagatggttgggcagtgtcaccgaagctctcaacatgaatttgaccaaactctgggaggcaatggaagacaagagggcctggcgtgatctggtccatggggtcacgaagagtcggacaggacttaatgactaaacaacaaacatttGCATGTatcaatgagagtgctggagaggcggagtcatgagatataagagtctctgcaggagaaggagggagattgagagtttagagagttgaagagttttgagagtttgggcgggagagtggtggttgagagtggatgaaggaggatgtttgtttaagagttaataacACTGGttgttctgtcaacatctgtaacaataaacaatttctatttagttcttttaaaatgacacttgCCTGGACTccgtgattaataataaacaatgttgatgtaatcaactggtggcagctgaaagacacgtagcatgagctcttagtttggtgaaacaagcaggggccacatgggaaCGTGACAGCCACATACAATATCAAAGACATTTTTGCTTgctcctcagctaatgtgatctatgccatcttttcccACAATGCCTCTGTACTTTACATAGGACAAACAAGAGAATCTCTGCAGAAATGGATCAACAGTTACAAATCTGACTTCACAAACCACAACAAACAGAAACCTGTTTCCAATCACTTATCTACCAGGACACTGTAGATTtaaaagtcactattttagaacagaaccattacaaatcaagaatacaaAGGGAAACAgttgagataaaatttatacgcataatggacacccatataaatggactgaatataaGCCTACGTTTCTTAAGTCATTATGAAATGTAATACTTCTGGTGTTATCTCCTTCCACTTTTAATTTCTTCATAACTACCAAGCACATCTCGGATCGCAAggttcaaaggtaaaaactgctAATATTCCATACATTATCAAGTGTAAGgtagtgtcactggagaccaagatcattcatactgttgtatttccagtcaccacgTATGGGTGCAAAAACTGGACAGTTAGGAAACTTGACAGAAAATAATGGATTTGtatgaaatgtagtgctggaggagatcttTGCGGATACCTTCGACtactagaaagatgaacaagtggttcttagatcaaatcaagctgaactatctctgaaggcaaatgttgaagctgagactgtcctactttgggcacatcacgagaaggcaggattctctgaaacaGACAATAAGGCTGGAAGAGGTGgaaagctgcaggaaaagaggaagaccaaataataCAAGATgtattgattccctaaaggaagctacaggcttgagtttataaaaGCTCAAcggggctgttgagaacaggacatttttgagagTGATCATTCATAGTCACCCTAAATCagaaagaacatggcagcacataATAATATAGATACAAAGTGCACATCACCAGATTTtgctatatatttttcttttgaatagttgttaatttatttatccTAAATGTTGCAGTCCATTTGATAATGCAATTTCACATGTGCTTTGTATATTGAATATAGGCTATGTCAATTGTCCAGTGTACTTCACAGTTAAATCTTTATACATATCATTTAGTCATATAAATAGTATGCATTGCAATGTATCTTAATTCCTACCCTCTAATATATATGTTagaatgggacatggtggtgctgtgagttaaaccgcagaagcctctgtcagaaggcagcaaggtcagaagaccagccgtcctaagatcaaatccacgtgacagagtgagctcccatcacttgtcctagctcctgccaacctagcatttcgaaagcacgtaaatgtgagtagataaacaggtaccaccacagtgggaaggtaatggcgttctgtgtctagtcgcactggccacgtgaccacagaaactgtctatgaacaaacgctggctctacggcttgacgggaatgagcactgcgccctagagtcggacacgattggactaaatttcaaggggaacctttacctttacatatatGTAGATGCTATACTGAGGCATAATTAGCTTTTGATACACTTGGTTTCTCTATTGTTACTTCCTTCACTACTAAGGAAGTGAGCGATGCTGCTTGCTAGCTGAAGTTACAGTACTTGTGCCTATGCCTCCCACTTCATGTTATGGCCTGGCACAGCTTTTGCCCATGTACAAGAAGAAACAACAGGGAGCTGTTACTTCAGATCTCATGACATGTATGGAAAATGCCTGCTGTGGACCAGATTAAACCTTGTCTACATTTTAAGAATACACTTAAGTAATTCTGTACATCATACCTAAATGCTTCAATGATAATCCTCTCTGGCAACTTTGGTGCAACAATACTGAAGGCTTTTTTGAAGTCTTCAAAAGATAGAAATCCTTTACCTTGTTGGGAGAGAGGGAACAATGTAAAAACTGCACACTGAAAAAATATTTAGATATTTAGAACAATGTATGTCTGAATCAGAATTTAAAGGCACCTTTTGATGTTATTGAAACTAAGGAATCCAAGAGTACATTTACCTCTCATTATTTTCAGAAAAGTGCATGAAAGCTCAAGTCCACTGAGTTCAGAACTGTTTGTTGTGATATTACTTTAATTTTCAGGGAATATTGGGAAATACAATAACCCACACTTTCATCATGGATTAACTGAAGTGTTTTTATCATGGATTAAGCAAGGAATTACTGCAATTTTCAGTCTTGGAAAATCCTGAGCCTTATTTGCTGTTTAACAGAAAGGCAGAGTTGGACAAAAGTTTTAAAACAGTCCCAAATTACCAGTTACTCTTAGCCAGCTTTATGATAGGGTAAGAATCTTGCACATTACTTTGAACTCCTGAAAAAAATGACAGGATTAAAGTGAAACTGACAGTTTCACTTTATTACCAATAAACCATGAAAACGTTGTTGTTCCACATGGAAGAAAGACTTACATTGTCTGTCAAAAACTGTGAAAAGCTGCCTCACTTCACTACAGTAAAAATGTGCAGGCTTCTTTGCACTCATGAGTTTTACAAATTCTTCAAGTGATACACCTAGAAAAGTGGGAAATGGGAATATAGGTGAACAAAAGCAAATTGTTATTCCTCCTACTAATATAGCATTCATATTTCAAGTTCTACAGTAGTTTTTCTTTGTTCATCTAACTAAACTGTTTTCATGGTGAAAACGTGCTGCACAGAACTAAATCCACTTGGACTTCCTGGTAGGTATATATCTAGATTCATGAGCCTGGATTTTGACCTCAGAAATGTAAAACAGAACCAGAAATATTATGTGCATGAGGCATTTATATTAATTACACAGTTAGCAGAAAACTAGAATAAGAGTCCACAGAAAACGTTCTTTCATTCTAGATTTCACATGAGATTTCTTCAGTTTCTCTCAATATAATATTTCTAATTACACAAATGCTGGATGAAATCGAATTGTCTGTCCACCAAAGGCATGGACAACATTTGAGGACCAGATTGTTCCTTCTATGTGCAAAGTCCATAATCTGCTTGGAAACTTTGGTACTCTCATGAGTAAAACAGAGAGGCACCACAGGAAGGAGAAGTCCTCACACAAAACCATATGTTGCCCATTATAAGTATGTATGGTAAGAGTTGGTATTCAGTTCAAATCTAATTCAATCTTAGATGTGTATAATTTAGCAATATATCTGGAAAGATCATTCAAATCACAACAAAGGATTGGCCATTCCTACTGAACAGAAACCATGTTGCCATATTACAAGAGAATGCTGAGCTCATCTTATCACTGTAACCACTGCACAATATTCTGTTCTCTGTGCAACAGGTTTCTTGCAAAACCTTCCCATAAGCATGTTGATGTCCCTACTATTCAGCTTTTGGGAAGAGAAAAGGTAAGTGCTATCTTCATATCTCAGACACATATGGCTTTCATTTACTTTTCCTGAGAAAATTTCTATGTTCTCCTATAGAGTTAAAAACTGTTCATTTAAACTGAAGCTTCTAGTCCTAATTTCAGTTTTTCACCTGTATGCTTAACAAGCTGACTGCAAGTGTGTGAAACAGAACATGtaggcacacacaaaaacaactgcaacaaaataTAATTTCCAATTCCCTTATGGCTTTATGTCACCACCCTTATTTCATGCTAGGGGCAGCACAATTCCCAGATAAGAGCACTACTCTATTTCCATAAAAATACTATATCActattttctctcacacactctcttGGCTCTTACTACTAAACATGAACCAAAATCCAGCTTTGAAGCGAACGTCCAACATGTGTTTCAAATATTTAATAATCAAAGTTGTGAAAACCTATCTTCAAATCCTGTCGAGTTTTACTTTTCAAGGTCTTATCACTGTTACAAAGATGAATGAATGTTCAACAGCTGCATAATACCAGATTGACTTTGCTTCACAGAAGCCATGACTGAATCCACTTCCAcctgaaacagagaaaaataacaaCATAAAGGAATGATCCAACGTATTTCTTTAAACTTGTacactatttttcttcttcctatatGTAACGTAACTCTGTAACACTATTCAGACAATCTTATACATAGtaatttttaatgcaaatgtttGTTCCTTCCTCTAAAAATTAAGGACACGATTGAGCCAACTTTCTC
The Pogona vitticeps strain Pit_001003342236 chromosome 1, PviZW2.1, whole genome shotgun sequence genome window above contains:
- the EFCAB11 gene encoding EF-hand calcium-binding domain-containing protein 11 isoform X2 gives rise to the protein MCAALEEAEKGGGLENVDEHHRRRWVKAFEACDEDMKGYLNREDYKVAVVMLFGYKPSKVEVDSVMASVKQSQSGVSLEEFVKLMSAKKPAHFYCSEVRQLFTVFDRQCKGFLSFEDFKKAFSIVAPKLPERIIIEAFRFFLA